The sequence below is a genomic window from bacterium.
CTAGTAGGCCACACGTACCGCCAGTCATGCAAAATAAATCTTAAATACCTTTGAAAACATGTCACGTACCCCCGGCAACGCCGGGGTGTTTACCAAAGTTCTAATTACGACTCCAACTTCGCGAAACTTTGCGTCCTTTGCGGTTAATTGGCTCTTGATCTTCTTCATTATTCCCTATTCCACATTCCTTATTCCTCTAAATCAAAAATTTTTCTTACGATACTCACGATCTCCCCTTCGTCCCCGTCGTGGGCGGCCCGCTTCATACTGCTGACGGGCTTGTGCAGGATTTTGTTTAAGATGGCCTCGGTCATGGCCTCGATCTTCTTGGTGTCGGCCTCGCTTAAGCCCTCGATCCTTTTCAGGGTCTTTTCAAGCTCTCCCCTGCGCACCTCCTCGGCCCACTCCCTCAAGGCCACGATGGTGGGAAACGACTCCCTCGACCTCATCCAATCGTTGAACTGCCGGACTTCCCCATTAACAATTTCTTCAGCCTTGGCCGCTTCCTTGGAACGGGTCTTGATGTTGGTTTCCACCACGCCCTGGAGGTCGTCGATGTCGTAGGCGTAGACGTTCTCCACCTGGTTGACGGCGGGGTCGATGTCCCTGGGGACAGCGATGTCGATAAAGAACATGGGCCGGTTGCGGCGCCGCTTGATGAGGCGCTGGACCATCTTTTTGTCGATGATGATGTTGGGCGCCCCGGTGGAGCTGATGACGATGTCGGCCAGTTCCATCTGCTGTGCCAGTTCGTCGAAGGGCACTGCCGAGCCGCCGAACTCCTCGGCCAGGGTCACGGCTCTCTCGTAGGTCCGGTTGGCCACGATAATGTGCTCGAGGCCGTTACCCAGGAGGTGCCGGGCAGCCAGTTCGGCCATCTCCCCGGCGCCGACGAGCATGACCGTCTTGCCGTCCAGCTCGCCGAAGATCTTCTTCGCCAGCTCAACGGCGGCAAAGGAGATGGAAACGGCGGAGGTGGCGATCCTGGTCTCGGACCGAACCCGCTTGGCTACCGAGAACGCCTTGTGGAGCAGGCGGTTGAGGATGTTCCCCGTGGCCTGGACGTTGGCGGCGCACCCGAACGCCTCTTTCACCTGCCCAAGGATCTGGGGCTCGCCCACCACCATGGAGTCCAGGCTGGACGCCACCCGGAAGATGTGCTGGACGCACTCTTCCCCCGAGAGGACGTAAAGGTGGGGGTCCAGCTTTTCCCTGGGCACCTGGTGGTGTTCGGACAGGAACTGGGCGATCTCTTCCCGCGCCTTGTCCAGGCTGCGCTTCGGGACGGCCGTGTAAAGTTCCACCCTGTTGCAGGTGGAGACGATGAGCCCTTCGGAAACGTTGGGGCAGGCGATCAGCGCCTTGATCCCTACGGACAGGTCAGCCTCGGCGAAGGAGACCTTTTCCCGGATCTCCAGAGGCGCTGTTTTATGACTCAGTCCGACAATGAGGATTTCCATGGTACCTGTGTCAGTTGTATGAGTGCAGGCCGCTCAAAAAGAGATTGACGCCCAGAAAAGTGAAAAGAACGGCCACAAAACCCACGATGGAAAACCAGGCCGCCTTCCGGCCCCGCCAGCCAACCGTGAACCTGGCGTGGAGGACGGCCGCGTAGATGAGCCACGTGATGAGGGACCAGGTCTCCTTGGGGTCCCACTGCCAGTAGGAACCCCAGGCGTACTGCGCCCAGATCGACCCGGTGATGATCCCCAGGGTCAGCAGGGGAAAACCGATGGTCAGCGCCCTGTAGTTGATGGAGTCGAGGACCTCCAGGCTGGGCAGGCTGTAGTAGAACGATCCCGGCCGCTTGCGCTTGAGCTGCTTTTCCTGGATGAGGTACATGATCCCCGAACCGAAGGCCAGACCGAACAGGGCGTCACCCATGAAGCTCAGGGGCACGTGGATGAAAAGCCAGATGCTGCTCAAGGCCGGCGGGATGGAAGTGACGCCCTTGTCGGGCATCAGAGCCGCCGCGGCCATGAGGATGAAGGTGACGGGCATGACGAAAGCCCCCACCACCGGCACCTTGAACCTGATGGTGACCAAAAGATAGGCCCCCACGAGGCAGGCCGAGAAGAACACCAGCGACTCGTACATGTTGGTCCCGAAAGGCACCCCGCCCATCATGAACCTGCTGATGAAAAAGCCCAGCTGCGCCGCGAAGGTCAGATAGAGGCTGTACCGGGCCACCCTTGGCACCACGGGGTTCCTGAACACGAGGAACAGGAGGTAGTGCAGGGTCCCGATAAACAGGAAGAAAAGCGCGGCTGAGAAAAAGACGATATCCATAGGTGTTAGTCCTGAAAGGTGGAAAGTGAAGGAAGGGAGGAGGGAGGATCCGCCGTCGCCAAGGCTATGGCGGACAGGGGGAGGAGGACGGAGGAAAAACCCTTCCGGTGATCATTACCGCTCAAGCTTGAGTTCCCCTTCCTCATTACTTATCCCTTATCTCTGAAATTTCCACTTGTTACTTTCTACCTGGCCACAGCGGCCGGGAACCTGGTACCCGCGACACTGATGGCCTCCGGTTTGCACCTTTCCACACACAGCAGGCACCCGACGCACGTATCCGGGTCCACCACGTGCAGCAGCCTGGCCTCGCCCACGATGGCGTCCACCGGGCACACCTTCGCGCAGATGGTGCA
It includes:
- the hemA gene encoding glutamyl-tRNA reductase — protein: MEILIVGLSHKTAPLEIREKVSFAEADLSVGIKALIACPNVSEGLIVSTCNRVELYTAVPKRSLDKAREEIAQFLSEHHQVPREKLDPHLYVLSGEECVQHIFRVASSLDSMVVGEPQILGQVKEAFGCAANVQATGNILNRLLHKAFSVAKRVRSETRIATSAVSISFAAVELAKKIFGELDGKTVMLVGAGEMAELAARHLLGNGLEHIIVANRTYERAVTLAEEFGGSAVPFDELAQQMELADIVISSTGAPNIIIDKKMVQRLIKRRRNRPMFFIDIAVPRDIDPAVNQVENVYAYDIDDLQGVVETNIKTRSKEAAKAEEIVNGEVRQFNDWMRSRESFPTIVALREWAEEVRRGELEKTLKRIEGLSEADTKKIEAMTEAILNKILHKPVSSMKRAAHDGDEGEIVSIVRKIFDLEE
- the ccsB gene encoding c-type cytochrome biogenesis protein CcsB — translated: MDIVFFSAALFFLFIGTLHYLLFLVFRNPVVPRVARYSLYLTFAAQLGFFISRFMMGGVPFGTNMYESLVFFSACLVGAYLLVTIRFKVPVVGAFVMPVTFILMAAAALMPDKGVTSIPPALSSIWLFIHVPLSFMGDALFGLAFGSGIMYLIQEKQLKRKRPGSFYYSLPSLEVLDSINYRALTIGFPLLTLGIITGSIWAQYAWGSYWQWDPKETWSLITWLIYAAVLHARFTVGWRGRKAAWFSIVGFVAVLFTFLGVNLFLSGLHSYN